A single Cannabis sativa cultivar Pink pepper isolate KNU-18-1 chromosome 7, ASM2916894v1, whole genome shotgun sequence DNA region contains:
- the LOC115697973 gene encoding glycine cleavage system H protein 2, mitochondrial isoform X2: MASRMLWASRAASYLRISVFNRGFASVVKDFKYADSHEWVKVDGNSATVGITDHAQDHLGDVVYVELPEVGASVSQGESFGAVESVKASSDIYSPISGKVVEVNEELSTSPGLVNASPYENGWMMKVEISESSEVKKLMDSEQYSKFCEEEDAKH; encoded by the exons ATGGCTTCAAGGATGTTATGGGCTTCAAGGGCTGCTTCATACCTAAGAATCTCTGTCTTCAACAGAGGCTTTGCTTCTG TTGTGAAGGATTTTAAGTATGCTGACTCCCATGAATGGGTGAAAGTGGACGGAAATTCGGCTACTGTAGGCATAACAGATCATGCTCAAGATCATTTAGGTGATGTTGTGTATGTTGAATTGCCAGAAGTAGGGGCTTCTGTATCACAAGGAGAAAGTTTTGGTGCTGTTGAAAGTGTCAAGGCATCAAGTGATATTTATTCTCCTATATCAGGAAAGGTGGTCGAAGTCAATGAGGAGCTCAGCACATCACCTGGTTTG GTCAATGCAAGTCCATACGAGAACGGTTGGATGATGAAGGTCGAGATAAGCGAATCGAGTGAAGTGAAGAAGTTGATGGACTCTGAGCAGTACTCAAAGTtttgtgaagaagaagatgcAAAGCACTGA
- the LOC115697973 gene encoding glycine cleavage system H protein 2, mitochondrial isoform X1, giving the protein MASRMLWASRAASYLRISVFNRGFASVVKDFKYADSHEWVKVDGNSATVGITDHAQDHLGDVVYVELPEVGASVSQGESFGAVESVKASSDIYSPISGKVVEVNEELSTSPGLVSTYHHVFYNYYRLHIAAVRIWFLIELVFLDYSCCFFAFAKFNSLRKSHIELRNLCPFYSS; this is encoded by the exons ATGGCTTCAAGGATGTTATGGGCTTCAAGGGCTGCTTCATACCTAAGAATCTCTGTCTTCAACAGAGGCTTTGCTTCTG TTGTGAAGGATTTTAAGTATGCTGACTCCCATGAATGGGTGAAAGTGGACGGAAATTCGGCTACTGTAGGCATAACAGATCATGCTCAAGATCATTTAGGTGATGTTGTGTATGTTGAATTGCCAGAAGTAGGGGCTTCTGTATCACAAGGAGAAAGTTTTGGTGCTGTTGAAAGTGTCAAGGCATCAAGTGATATTTATTCTCCTATATCAGGAAAGGTGGTCGAAGTCAATGAGGAGCTCAGCACATCACCTGGTTTGGTGAGTACATACCATCatgttttttataattattatcgGTTGCACATTGCTGCTGTGAGAATTTGGTTCCTAATTGAGTTAGTGTTCCTGGATTattcttgttgtttttttgCCTTTGCTAAATTCAACTCATTAAGAAAATCTCATATCGAGTTAAGGAACCTGtgccctttttattcttcataa